The following are encoded in a window of candidate division KSB1 bacterium genomic DNA:
- a CDS encoding cellulase family glycosylhydrolase, whose amino-acid sequence MQKARKSIIILLVLFIAASPAFAFLKASGKQIVDGDGKPVLLRGYGLGGWLVPEGYMLHIPGFGSPSSIRKQIVDLVGEENAAVFYREYEANYVSEADIAAIASWGCNSVRLPFNYRLLTPEDRPGVYLEEGFQVIDNVLEWCKKYRLYLILDLHCAPGGQNAGNISDSDGQVARLWTVKANQDRTVELWQKIAERYANEEWIGGYDLLNEPVLPSGYSNSALRSLYRRIAQAIRQVDQNHLLFLEGNAWGTDFNQLGPPIDDNMAYSFHKYWSSTAESTLNSYLALRSQQNVPLWLGESGENSNPWYSAVVRACEKNDIGWCWWAHKKVETISSPYSAPLPAKYERVLAYWRGEAGKPTVQAAMDGLMEMARGLKLENCTFLPDVIDALMRPDFAVRRLPFKEHRIPGKIAAVDYDYGNAGLAYKDTRSENTDGVGGSAWNMGWKYRNDGVDIENCSDAQGAPFNIGWIESGEWQKYTVTVEKSGVYDIELRVASATGGGQAVLQLDGKPLGLAAIPNTGGWQAWRSVTLSGIVLEKGTHDLAHIAQRGGYNLSALNFVLKQETKVEERRETVISPFLLQSYPNPFNAGTTFRFMVPYEGRVTIEIVDADGRSVRTLEGQGEPQREGSVYWDGSDAFGSVVASGVYWAILQAGSTRLCRPILLLK is encoded by the coding sequence ATGCAAAAGGCAAGAAAAAGCATCATTATATTGCTTGTTCTGTTCATTGCTGCATCGCCGGCTTTTGCTTTTTTGAAAGCTTCCGGAAAGCAGATTGTCGACGGCGACGGCAAACCGGTGCTGCTGCGCGGCTACGGACTCGGCGGCTGGCTGGTACCTGAGGGCTATATGCTTCACATCCCCGGTTTTGGTTCTCCGTCTTCGATCCGAAAACAAATTGTCGATTTGGTGGGCGAGGAGAACGCCGCGGTTTTTTATCGTGAGTATGAAGCGAACTATGTGTCCGAGGCCGACATCGCCGCCATCGCTTCGTGGGGCTGCAATTCGGTGCGTCTGCCGTTCAACTATCGGCTGCTGACGCCGGAAGACCGGCCGGGAGTTTATTTGGAAGAAGGCTTTCAGGTCATTGATAATGTGCTGGAATGGTGTAAAAAGTATCGGCTCTATTTGATCCTCGATCTCCACTGTGCACCGGGCGGACAGAATGCCGGCAACATCAGCGACAGCGACGGCCAGGTTGCGCGATTGTGGACAGTCAAGGCGAATCAGGACAGAACCGTGGAACTTTGGCAGAAAATCGCCGAACGGTATGCGAACGAGGAGTGGATCGGCGGCTATGATCTGCTCAACGAGCCGGTTTTGCCTTCGGGCTATTCCAACAGCGCTTTACGATCGCTTTATCGGCGCATTGCGCAGGCCATCCGTCAGGTGGATCAAAACCATCTGCTTTTTCTCGAAGGTAATGCTTGGGGTACCGATTTCAACCAGCTCGGGCCGCCGATCGACGACAACATGGCCTACAGCTTTCACAAGTATTGGAGCAGCACGGCGGAAAGCACGCTGAACAGCTACCTCGCTTTAAGGTCGCAGCAAAATGTTCCCTTGTGGTTAGGGGAATCCGGCGAAAACTCGAACCCGTGGTACTCTGCCGTCGTTCGTGCGTGCGAAAAGAACGACATCGGCTGGTGTTGGTGGGCGCACAAAAAGGTCGAAACCATCAGCAGTCCCTATTCTGCTCCGCTTCCGGCCAAATACGAGCGTGTGTTGGCATATTGGCGCGGAGAAGCCGGCAAGCCGACGGTTCAGGCGGCCATGGACGGCCTGATGGAGATGGCGCGCGGTCTCAAGCTGGAAAACTGCACGTTTTTGCCGGATGTGATCGACGCCCTGATGCGGCCGGATTTTGCCGTGCGGCGGCTGCCGTTCAAAGAGCACCGCATTCCGGGCAAAATTGCCGCCGTAGACTATGATTACGGCAACGCCGGCTTGGCCTATAAAGACACCCGTTCGGAGAACACCGACGGCGTCGGGGGCTCCGCATGGAACATGGGATGGAAATACCGCAACGACGGCGTCGATATAGAGAACTGCAGCGATGCCCAGGGAGCGCCGTTCAACATCGGCTGGATCGAGAGCGGCGAGTGGCAAAAATATACCGTGACGGTGGAAAAGAGCGGCGTGTATGACATCGAACTGCGGGTCGCTTCTGCTACCGGCGGAGGGCAGGCCGTGCTGCAGCTCGACGGCAAGCCGCTGGGTTTGGCGGCGATTCCCAATACTGGCGGCTGGCAGGCGTGGCGATCCGTTACGCTCTCCGGCATCGTTTTGGAAAAGGGGACGCATGACCTTGCGCACATCGCTCAGCGCGGCGGTTATAATTTAAGCGCCTTGAACTTTGTGCTCAAGCAGGAGACCAAGGTGGAAGAACGCCGAGAAACCGTAATTTCGCCCTTCCTGCTGCAAAGCTATCCCAATCCATTCAATGCCGGGACGACTTTCCGCTTTATGGTGCCCTATGAAGGGCGTGTTACGATCGAAATCGTCGATGCGGATGGCCGATCCGTGAGGACGCTCGAAGGGCAGGGAGAGCCGCAGCGGGAGGGCAGCGTTTATTGGGACGGCAGCGACGCGTTCGGCAGCGTCGTTGCTTCGGGGGTTTATTGGGCGATTCTGCAGGCAGGGTCGACGCGACTTTGTCGGCCGATTCTCCTGCTCAAGTAA
- a CDS encoding glycoside hydrolase family 9 protein: MMKHRFCKRIFLLFAVLFLGNAFSAEESFLKLNDKEYFEMPGFNVLAFENAYTGMFFDEKTSGIILIHHGVRTATGGAVRLKPTPEQWDQIPRLVERKVNREENSVEITLRYDEFDFTSRVVVFAQGRSAFFRVYLDQPLPEKLNGRTGFNLEFLPSAYFEKTYRIDDRTGIFPLYPCNSMEVKPMSTQIRQYAGHSTFDDRGRGEYVEPKPFATGKVLTLAPEDPERCITIRSLLDGDLQLFDGRSVAQNGWYVVRTLLPADRTGLVVEWQLTPTTLPNWKRRPMIAYSQVGYHPTQPKTAVIELDKNDVPLQQAVVHKLEANGQWVEKYRGRTQDWGDFYRYHYLRFDFSSLQEEGIYRIQYGDEQSGPFLIGAHVFEGIWHPTLDVWFPVQMDHMFVNEAYRVWHGAAHLDDALQAPINHQHFDGYRMGGSTETRYQPGERVPGLNIGGWFDAGDFDIRTGSHCAAVMNLVNTWERFRPQRDETLVDQSQRFVDIHHPDGKPDILQQIEQGILAILAQHRAFGRAISGIIEPNLHQYHHLGDASNITDNLPFNPKLKPYQSDGLTSGTPDDRWVFTNDLPWNNYASIAALAAASRALRSYLDELAEECLTAAKKAFAEEQRRVQEGRRGGPFGMGAPELNAALQLYISTKDQAYADLFDKLLWSELERSSTRLIKTAVSALPYRDQAYRKKLLPFVQKFKAYNDELLKQNPFGIPITTGGWAGNGTIIDWVETNYLLHKAFPEIIGAEYAFRGMDYIFGCHPYSNISFVSGVGVRSKKIAYGNNRADFTFIAGGVVPGLLLIKPDFLENKEDWPFLWGENEYVIDICAHYILAAHALQDLVQR; this comes from the coding sequence ATGATGAAACATCGCTTCTGCAAACGGATCTTTTTGCTTTTTGCCGTTTTATTTTTGGGGAATGCGTTCTCCGCTGAGGAGAGCTTTCTCAAGCTGAATGACAAAGAATATTTTGAAATGCCGGGCTTTAATGTGCTGGCGTTCGAAAATGCCTACACCGGCATGTTCTTTGACGAAAAGACCTCCGGCATCATTCTTATCCATCACGGGGTGCGGACGGCCACCGGCGGAGCGGTCAGGCTCAAACCGACGCCGGAACAATGGGATCAAATCCCCAGGCTCGTAGAGCGAAAAGTTAATCGCGAAGAAAACAGCGTCGAGATAACGCTGCGCTACGACGAGTTCGATTTTACCTCCAGAGTGGTGGTTTTTGCTCAAGGCCGGAGCGCCTTTTTCCGCGTCTATCTCGATCAGCCTTTGCCCGAAAAGCTGAACGGACGCACCGGATTCAACCTTGAATTTTTGCCTTCCGCTTATTTTGAAAAGACCTATCGAATAGACGACCGTACAGGCATTTTCCCGCTCTATCCCTGCAATTCGATGGAAGTCAAGCCGATGTCGACGCAGATTCGGCAATACGCCGGCCACTCGACGTTCGACGATCGCGGCCGCGGCGAGTATGTGGAGCCCAAACCGTTTGCAACGGGCAAAGTGCTTACTCTGGCGCCGGAAGATCCCGAACGCTGCATCACCATTCGCTCTCTTCTCGACGGCGATCTGCAGCTTTTTGACGGGCGCAGCGTGGCGCAGAACGGCTGGTATGTCGTACGCACACTTCTTCCGGCCGATCGTACCGGCCTGGTGGTCGAGTGGCAACTGACGCCGACCACGCTCCCCAATTGGAAACGTCGACCCATGATCGCCTATTCGCAGGTCGGCTATCACCCGACTCAGCCCAAGACGGCTGTGATCGAGCTGGATAAAAACGACGTTCCTCTGCAGCAAGCAGTTGTGCACAAGTTGGAGGCAAACGGTCAATGGGTCGAAAAATACCGCGGCAGAACACAGGATTGGGGCGATTTTTATCGCTATCATTATCTGCGCTTCGACTTTTCATCGCTGCAGGAGGAAGGGATATACCGCATTCAATATGGCGACGAGCAAAGCGGACCTTTTTTGATCGGCGCGCATGTCTTTGAGGGGATTTGGCATCCGACGCTGGACGTCTGGTTTCCGGTGCAGATGGATCACATGTTCGTTAACGAAGCCTATCGAGTCTGGCATGGTGCCGCTCACCTGGACGACGCTCTGCAGGCGCCGATCAATCATCAGCACTTTGACGGATACCGCATGGGCGGGAGCACCGAGACGCGTTACCAGCCCGGCGAGCGCGTGCCCGGCTTGAACATCGGCGGATGGTTCGACGCCGGCGATTTCGATATTCGCACCGGTTCCCACTGCGCCGCCGTCATGAACTTGGTGAACACATGGGAACGGTTCCGACCGCAGCGCGATGAAACTCTGGTGGATCAGTCGCAACGATTCGTTGATATTCATCACCCGGACGGTAAACCGGACATTTTGCAGCAAATTGAACAGGGCATCCTGGCAATCCTTGCTCAGCACCGCGCTTTCGGCCGGGCGATCAGCGGCATCATCGAGCCGAATTTACACCAATACCACCACCTGGGAGACGCCTCGAACATTACGGACAACCTGCCTTTTAATCCGAAACTGAAGCCCTATCAATCAGACGGCTTGACAAGCGGCACGCCGGACGACCGGTGGGTTTTCACCAACGATCTGCCGTGGAACAATTATGCCTCGATCGCCGCACTGGCCGCCGCGTCGCGCGCTTTGCGCAGCTACCTTGACGAGCTGGCCGAGGAGTGCTTGACTGCCGCGAAAAAAGCCTTTGCCGAAGAGCAGAGGCGCGTTCAGGAGGGACGGCGAGGCGGTCCGTTCGGCATGGGGGCTCCGGAACTGAATGCGGCGCTGCAGTTGTACATCTCGACAAAAGATCAAGCCTATGCCGACCTGTTTGACAAGCTGCTATGGTCCGAGCTCGAACGGTCCTCGACTCGGCTCATCAAAACCGCGGTATCGGCTCTGCCTTATCGGGATCAGGCATATCGGAAAAAACTGCTGCCTTTTGTGCAGAAATTCAAAGCCTATAATGATGAGCTCTTGAAGCAGAATCCCTTCGGCATTCCCATAACGACCGGCGGTTGGGCCGGAAATGGAACGATCATCGACTGGGTAGAGACCAATTATCTCCTGCACAAAGCTTTTCCGGAGATAATCGGTGCCGAATACGCGTTCCGCGGTATGGATTATATTTTCGGGTGTCATCCCTACTCCAATATTTCGTTTGTTTCGGGCGTCGGCGTGCGTTCGAAAAAGATTGCCTACGGCAACAATCGCGCTGATTTTACTTTTATTGCCGGCGGCGTTGTGCCAGGTCTTTTGCTTATAAAGCCTGATTTTTTAGAAAATAAAGAGGATTGGCCGTTTCTGTGGGGCGAGAACGAGTACGTCATTGACATTTGCGCCCATTACATTTTGGCGGCACATGCACTTCAAGATTTAGTACAACGGTAG
- a CDS encoding C40 family peptidase produces MRNLQLVLIILLIVMIYAICACSSTLPQQETIIQSYPPLQPPQVELLKQEIRRYYQVPYRWGGSTEEGMDCSGFVSTLYRNALGVSLPRTVVDLYAYCLPIPSRALQFGDLVFFGEKGRPTHVGLYLQKGYFIDAGRQKGVALNKLSDSYYRRRYMGAGRVRITDGS; encoded by the coding sequence TTGCGTAACCTTCAGCTGGTGCTGATCATCCTTTTAATTGTGATGATCTACGCGATTTGTGCCTGCTCTTCCACGCTTCCTCAACAGGAAACCATTATTCAGTCATACCCGCCTCTTCAACCTCCGCAGGTCGAGCTTCTCAAACAGGAGATTCGAAGATATTACCAAGTGCCTTACCGTTGGGGCGGCAGTACGGAAGAGGGTATGGATTGTTCCGGATTTGTCTCGACCCTCTATCGGAATGCCTTGGGCGTTTCGCTGCCGCGGACAGTGGTCGATCTGTACGCCTATTGCCTGCCGATACCGAGCCGAGCGCTGCAGTTCGGCGATCTTGTCTTTTTCGGCGAAAAGGGGAGACCTACTCATGTCGGGCTTTATCTGCAGAAGGGTTATTTCATCGATGCCGGTCGGCAAAAAGGGGTCGCATTGAACAAACTGAGCGATTCTTACTACCGGCGACGCTATATGGGGGCGGGTAGAGTAAGAATCACTGATGGGTCGTAA
- a CDS encoding phosphate ABC transporter ATP-binding protein — translation MESYAVTTRDLNLWYGDFQALINVNLNIRAGIITSLIGPSGCGKTTFLRCLNRVNERYGNVTTTGEIKILGNNIYDPNVSLEELRKQVGMVFQRPNPLPISVYENVVFGLRIHTPRGSLTRAQMDEAVEQSLRAVGLWKDLKDKLNVKATTLLLEQQQKLCIARLLPLKPQIILMDEPCSALDVEATLHIEELMRELAGQYTIIIVTHNMAQARRVSEECIFMLMGEVIEHSATTDLFIAPKDPRTAEYIEGRYG, via the coding sequence ATGGAATCCTATGCCGTCACAACACGCGACCTCAACCTTTGGTATGGTGATTTCCAGGCGCTGATCAATGTCAACCTGAACATTCGCGCGGGAATCATCACTTCGCTTATCGGCCCGTCGGGCTGCGGCAAGACGACCTTTTTGCGCTGTCTCAACCGCGTCAACGAACGTTACGGCAACGTCACCACGACCGGCGAGATCAAGATACTGGGAAACAACATTTACGATCCGAACGTTTCGCTGGAAGAGCTGCGCAAGCAGGTCGGCATGGTCTTTCAGCGGCCGAACCCGCTGCCGATTTCCGTGTATGAGAATGTAGTTTTCGGGCTGCGCATCCACACGCCGCGCGGCAGTTTAACACGGGCTCAAATGGACGAAGCGGTTGAGCAGTCCCTTCGGGCAGTCGGGCTGTGGAAAGATCTCAAGGACAAGCTGAATGTCAAAGCGACGACTCTTTTGTTGGAGCAGCAACAAAAGCTGTGCATTGCCCGACTTTTACCGCTCAAACCGCAGATCATTCTGATGGATGAGCCCTGTTCGGCGTTGGACGTAGAGGCGACGCTGCACATCGAAGAGTTGATGCGCGAATTGGCAGGTCAATACACCATTATTATCGTGACCCACAACATGGCGCAGGCGCGCCGCGTCAGCGAAGAGTGTATTTTTATGCTGATGGGCGAGGTCATCGAACACAGCGCTACGACCGACCTGTTCATTGCGCCCAAGGACCCGCGTACAGCGGAATACATCGAAGGACGCTACGGATGA
- a CDS encoding phosphate ABC transporter ATP-binding protein has protein sequence MVDKKEKIQIRNLRVSYGAHEALKGISFDVYENEILGIIGPAQSGKSTFLKVLNRTIEFIPSARVSGSVWMNGEDIYDIRNVYELRRKIGIVSPLPVGLPLSIYDNVAFAPRMAGITDKAELDERVERCLRQAALWDEVKDRLHTLGTKLSGGQQQRLTIARALSHDPEILCLDEFSIAIDPVTTMRIEDALKELRSQITIIMVTNLVQQARRLADRTAFFFNGELVEIDATDVIFSDHPASQKTYDYVNGRFG, from the coding sequence ATGGTAGACAAAAAAGAAAAAATTCAGATCCGCAACCTGCGGGTCAGTTACGGCGCACACGAGGCCCTCAAGGGCATTTCGTTCGATGTTTACGAGAACGAAATCTTGGGAATCATCGGCCCGGCGCAATCCGGTAAATCCACGTTTCTGAAGGTGCTCAACCGGACCATCGAGTTCATTCCCAGTGCCCGCGTCTCGGGAAGCGTTTGGATGAACGGCGAGGATATTTACGATATCCGAAACGTCTACGAGCTGCGCCGCAAGATCGGCATTGTTTCCCCGCTGCCGGTGGGACTGCCGCTGTCGATTTACGATAATGTGGCCTTTGCGCCGCGCATGGCCGGCATTACCGACAAAGCCGAATTGGATGAACGGGTGGAGCGCTGCCTGAGACAGGCGGCTTTGTGGGATGAAGTCAAAGACCGGCTTCACACGTTGGGCACCAAACTTTCCGGCGGACAACAGCAGAGGCTGACCATCGCCCGCGCTCTTTCGCACGATCCGGAAATCTTGTGCCTCGATGAATTCTCGATCGCCATCGACCCGGTAACAACCATGCGCATCGAGGATGCGTTGAAAGAGCTGCGCTCACAAATTACGATCATCATGGTCACCAACCTGGTGCAGCAGGCGAGGCGCCTGGCAGACCGCACGGCGTTTTTCTTTAACGGCGAATTGGTCGAAATCGACGCTACGGACGTGATCTTTTCCGATCATCCTGCCTCGCAGAAAACCTATGACTATGTAAACGGAAGATTCGGTTGA
- the pstA gene encoding phosphate ABC transporter permease PstA, which translates to MFTATELTLKNARSEKIAKSIFLAMSLLMIIPLILIIVYLFVKAWPILSLDFILKNPTHGMRQGGIFSALLGTLYLVIISLLIATPIGVMTAIYLNEYARENLLTRIINLAVVNLAGVPSIVHALFGLGAFVLAAGIGRSILAASLTLAIMTLPVIIAGTKEALASVPMAFREACWNVGATRWQTIRHIVLPNSISGILTGVILQVSRAAGETAPIMFTGAVFYKAIREGDIFAYGLLDQCMALSMHLFTISTQVPDVPEALPYGTAVVLLGTVLLVNALSIVIRIRLRSRKKW; encoded by the coding sequence ATGTTCACCGCTACCGAACTGACGCTGAAAAACGCGCGGAGTGAGAAAATTGCCAAGAGCATCTTTTTGGCAATGAGCCTGCTGATGATCATTCCGTTGATCCTGATCATCGTTTATCTCTTTGTCAAAGCGTGGCCGATTCTCTCCCTCGATTTTATTCTCAAAAATCCCACGCACGGCATGCGCCAAGGAGGCATTTTTTCCGCGCTTCTGGGAACGCTTTATTTGGTCATCATCTCGCTGCTGATCGCCACTCCTATCGGCGTCATGACCGCCATCTATCTGAATGAATACGCGCGGGAGAATTTGCTGACGCGAATCATCAATCTGGCTGTGGTCAATCTGGCCGGCGTGCCCAGTATTGTGCATGCGCTTTTCGGCCTCGGCGCATTTGTGCTGGCTGCAGGCATCGGGCGTTCCATTTTGGCCGCCTCTCTGACGCTCGCCATCATGACCCTGCCGGTGATCATTGCGGGCACCAAAGAGGCGCTCGCCTCGGTTCCCATGGCCTTTCGGGAAGCGTGCTGGAACGTCGGGGCAACACGATGGCAGACCATTCGCCACATCGTGCTGCCCAATTCGATCAGCGGCATACTGACGGGCGTTATTCTGCAGGTCTCACGCGCTGCCGGTGAAACGGCGCCGATCATGTTTACCGGTGCCGTGTTCTACAAGGCCATCCGTGAAGGCGACATTTTTGCCTACGGATTGCTCGATCAGTGCATGGCTCTTTCCATGCATCTGTTTACGATCTCGACGCAGGTTCCCGATGTTCCCGAGGCGCTTCCGTACGGCACGGCTGTCGTGCTTTTGGGCACCGTGCTGTTGGTCAATGCGCTGTCGATTGTCATTCGCATCCGCTTACGGTCGCGCAAAAAATGGTAG
- the pstC gene encoding phosphate ABC transporter permease subunit PstC — MKKRSRVAEQIKESIIENLIRVSGVSAILFVFAIFFFVFREGSSFLFKGFNVKEFFTSIEWYPTSQSHVRYGALALIVGTLSVTSLAMVIAVPFGLGAAIYISEFCSPKVRETFKIVIEMLAAIPSVVWGFIGLTIMNSLIIQIFNAPIGLTMLNGGIILALMSVPIIVSIGEDALKAVPDSYREAALALGCTRWQMVYRVLLPAARNGLLAAALLGVGRAVGETMAVLMATGHSIRIPKSLLEPVRTLTATIAAELGEAPVHSEHYQVLFIIGILLFTITFIINLTADLIVKGIRNK, encoded by the coding sequence GTGAAAAAGCGGTCGCGGGTTGCGGAACAGATCAAAGAAAGCATTATCGAGAATCTGATCAGGGTCAGCGGCGTCAGCGCTATCCTTTTTGTTTTTGCCATCTTTTTCTTTGTTTTTCGTGAGGGGAGCTCTTTTCTTTTCAAAGGTTTCAACGTCAAAGAGTTTTTCACCAGCATCGAATGGTACCCGACTTCCCAAAGCCATGTGCGTTACGGCGCCTTGGCGCTGATCGTCGGAACCCTCAGCGTCACGTCGCTCGCCATGGTGATTGCGGTTCCGTTCGGATTGGGGGCGGCAATTTACATTTCCGAATTCTGTTCGCCCAAGGTGCGGGAGACGTTTAAAATCGTCATCGAAATGTTGGCGGCAATCCCGTCGGTGGTTTGGGGCTTTATCGGCTTGACCATCATGAACTCTTTGATCATTCAAATATTCAATGCTCCCATAGGTTTGACCATGCTCAACGGCGGCATCATTCTGGCGCTGATGAGCGTGCCGATCATCGTCTCGATCGGCGAGGATGCCCTCAAGGCGGTTCCCGACAGCTATCGTGAAGCGGCACTGGCGCTCGGCTGCACACGCTGGCAAATGGTTTATCGTGTGCTGCTGCCGGCAGCCCGCAACGGCCTTCTAGCCGCGGCGCTGCTCGGCGTCGGCCGCGCCGTGGGTGAAACCATGGCCGTCCTCATGGCCACCGGCCATTCGATCCGCATTCCGAAAAGCCTTTTGGAACCGGTTCGAACGCTCACGGCCACCATCGCCGCCGAACTCGGCGAAGCGCCGGTACACTCGGAACACTATCAGGTCCTCTTTATCATCGGCATTCTTTTGTTTACCATCACCTTTATCATCAATTTGACTGCCGATTTGATCGTTAAAGGCATTCGCAACAAATAG
- a CDS encoding phosphate ABC transporter substrate-binding protein, translating into MLKAAGLVLLAVSSSLFVSCLYGRSSQSAAGVAKRTIQNTGSDTMVNLAQAWAEAYAHVNDEVSIEVSGGGSGTGIAALIENTVDIANCSRRMEPMEIKKAKEHTGKDPVEFLVGYDALAIYVHRDNPIDSLSIEELAEIYGEHGKITRWSQLGVTLPKGARDEIMVVSRQSNSGTYHYFREAVIGKKRDMRLGTIDMHGSKDVVELVSRTPSAIGYSGMGYANDRVKMLRICRKKGEPAYAPTIENTQNGKYPIARPLLMYTLGEPNETIRKYLDWILSPEGQHIVKLSGYVPVHPEEELQVAGGKQQ; encoded by the coding sequence ATGCTAAAGGCGGCCGGCCTAGTTCTGCTTGCCGTAAGCAGCAGCCTGTTCGTTTCCTGCCTGTATGGAAGGTCGAGTCAATCGGCCGCCGGAGTTGCCAAACGGACGATCCAAAACACAGGCTCCGACACGATGGTCAATTTAGCTCAGGCTTGGGCCGAGGCCTATGCGCATGTCAACGATGAGGTGTCCATTGAAGTCTCGGGCGGCGGCTCCGGTACCGGTATTGCCGCGCTGATCGAAAACACCGTCGATATTGCCAACTGCAGCCGGCGTATGGAACCGATGGAGATCAAAAAGGCAAAGGAGCACACCGGCAAAGATCCGGTCGAGTTTCTTGTCGGTTACGACGCGTTGGCGATCTATGTTCACAGGGACAATCCGATCGACAGCCTGAGCATCGAAGAGCTGGCGGAGATCTATGGCGAGCACGGCAAGATTACCCGTTGGTCGCAGTTGGGCGTGACTTTGCCGAAGGGTGCGCGCGACGAGATAATGGTCGTCAGCCGGCAGTCGAATTCGGGGACCTATCACTATTTTCGCGAGGCGGTAATCGGCAAAAAGCGCGACATGCGTCTGGGTACGATCGACATGCACGGTTCGAAGGACGTCGTCGAACTGGTCAGCCGGACGCCCAGTGCGATCGGCTACAGCGGCATGGGATACGCCAACGATCGAGTCAAGATGCTGCGCATTTGCAGAAAGAAGGGCGAACCCGCTTATGCCCCGACGATCGAAAACACGCAAAACGGCAAATATCCGATCGCTCGACCGCTGTTGATGTACACCTTGGGCGAACCCAATGAAACCATCCGGAAATATCTCGATTGGATTCTTTCACCGGAAGGACAGCATATCGTCAAGTTGTCCGGCTATGTACCGGTGCATCCTGAGGAGGAGCTTCAAGTTGCGGGAGGGAAGCAACAGTGA
- the phoU gene encoding phosphate signaling complex protein PhoU: protein MQSEPRYEATLQRDLQTIRQTLMRMAALDEAALRGAVAALLEKNRQKAYVVILRDYLIDDLEDEIDRLCLQFIVRQQPVGIHLRFIYAVLKMVSGLERIGDYAESMCRQIVLLQNLGADYESLPFEELADASIKMFRDAVQAFADRDLEKARQLMDIEDVADNLRFKINQQIFELRAKGVLGDEAINPLLTIARRLERVADQAKSICQETYYVVTGENVRHSAASGYNILFVDDDNAIISQMAEGIANSLQKPKFRFFSAGINPQPIHPMIVGFMAEKGINISEQKPKSVAEVTGKETIHGVILLSPHIKPSQLSLPLTTIVIEWPMKMPKMKPNDPGALFPHLEKAFDSLRANICDLIEAISGENL, encoded by the coding sequence ATGCAAAGTGAACCTCGATATGAAGCCACTCTGCAGCGCGATCTGCAGACCATTCGCCAGACGCTCATGCGCATGGCGGCATTGGACGAAGCGGCCCTGCGCGGCGCCGTGGCCGCTCTGTTGGAAAAAAATCGACAGAAAGCCTATGTCGTCATCCTGCGCGACTATTTGATCGATGACCTCGAGGATGAAATCGATCGCTTGTGTCTGCAATTCATCGTGCGGCAGCAGCCGGTCGGGATTCATTTGCGCTTCATCTATGCGGTGCTCAAGATGGTCAGCGGGCTGGAACGCATCGGCGATTATGCCGAAAGCATGTGTCGCCAGATCGTATTGCTGCAGAATCTGGGCGCCGATTATGAAAGTTTGCCGTTCGAAGAGCTGGCCGATGCCTCGATCAAGATGTTCCGCGATGCGGTGCAGGCGTTTGCAGACCGCGACCTCGAAAAAGCACGCCAATTGATGGATATTGAGGACGTCGCCGATAACCTTCGTTTCAAGATCAACCAGCAGATTTTTGAGCTGCGCGCCAAAGGCGTGCTCGGCGACGAAGCCATTAATCCCCTGCTGACGATTGCCCGACGACTGGAGCGGGTTGCCGATCAGGCCAAGAGCATTTGCCAGGAAACCTACTATGTGGTTACCGGCGAGAACGTCCGACACTCGGCTGCGAGCGGCTACAACATTCTTTTTGTCGATGATGACAACGCAATCATCAGCCAAATGGCCGAGGGCATTGCCAACTCGCTGCAGAAACCAAAGTTCCGCTTTTTCAGCGCCGGTATTAATCCCCAGCCGATACATCCGATGATCGTCGGCTTTATGGCCGAAAAGGGCATTAACATTTCGGAACAAAAACCGAAATCCGTCGCCGAAGTCACCGGCAAAGAAACCATACACGGCGTCATTCTGCTTTCACCGCATATCAAGCCTTCACAGCTCAGTCTGCCGCTCACCACCATCGTGATCGAATGGCCGATGAAAATGCCGAAAATGAAGCCGAATGATCCCGGTGCGCTTTTCCCGCACCTTGAGAAGGCTTTTGACAGTTTACGGGCAAACATTTGCGATCTAATCGAGGCAATTTCCGGTGAAAACCTGTAA